In Symmachiella dynata, the following are encoded in one genomic region:
- a CDS encoding HEAT repeat domain-containing protein — protein sequence MARPIGSIKDHLVFLLTLVGFAGLILYAYSRQDSQPATTEVAKPPTPTRPAGPVRVQEFGQYALWWDGIPEQVKADRVDTGAHTNIYPSDYSGPESCRKCHEENYDSWSKHPHHWMNALADAETVKGDFSGNAKIEYLGGTATFYRDGEKYCMQLERDGVRHVSEINQTIGSRFYQYYVGRQLEGPEPADHPRYTEDHVLPFGYWLDRKEWVPIVHVHEPDRESKDYDPFPLQASPPWNDWDTYCDQATDLYRAQCNFCHTTFPVGDMLMRDQQKIGLFVPVNLNLSLPDYVAKATPELWDPQRQPWEVTNDEIVSILRKYRTFEAKDKAVTLGVSCEACHLGAKEHAENKAIKPKFFPASPDLAIHTADGQMDFGRTHDNVNWACGRCHVGPRPSFASGSSTWNSTEYSDAMKGSCYTKLTCIECHDPHEATGPKWSQTPAQDDASCLKCHEQFLPTDARQAHTHHPIDSEGSRCMNCHMPRINEGLQDVVRTHTIFSPTNPDMIEANEPNACNMCHVDRPIDWTLEHLKEWYDTSFNEFALKRNYPEREAPAAIGWLKSDKEHVRQVATDALTREDSTWALADLLGALDDPFRTNRQFARIGLERMLGIQLSDYGYQYYMTEEQRQEPLKRIREALIPEDLPSKPDGS from the coding sequence ATGGCCCGGCCTATTGGATCGATCAAAGATCATCTTGTCTTCCTACTGACTCTCGTCGGGTTTGCTGGTCTGATTCTCTACGCCTATTCTCGGCAGGATTCTCAACCAGCGACGACCGAAGTCGCAAAACCGCCAACCCCCACCCGCCCGGCAGGGCCCGTCCGGGTTCAAGAGTTTGGCCAATACGCACTGTGGTGGGATGGCATCCCTGAACAAGTCAAAGCGGATCGCGTGGACACCGGGGCACATACCAACATCTACCCGTCCGATTACAGCGGTCCCGAGTCGTGTCGCAAATGCCATGAGGAAAATTACGATTCATGGTCAAAGCACCCGCACCATTGGATGAATGCGCTAGCAGACGCTGAAACCGTCAAAGGCGATTTCTCGGGAAACGCCAAAATCGAGTACTTGGGTGGAACGGCCACGTTCTACCGCGATGGCGAAAAGTATTGCATGCAACTCGAACGTGACGGCGTGCGGCACGTGTCCGAGATTAACCAAACCATTGGATCGCGTTTTTACCAGTACTATGTGGGTCGGCAACTGGAAGGGCCAGAACCGGCTGACCATCCTCGTTACACCGAGGACCATGTCCTTCCGTTTGGTTACTGGTTGGATCGCAAGGAATGGGTTCCGATTGTTCACGTACATGAACCGGACCGGGAAAGTAAGGATTACGATCCCTTCCCGTTGCAAGCATCACCGCCTTGGAACGACTGGGATACCTATTGCGACCAGGCAACCGATCTTTACCGGGCGCAGTGCAATTTCTGCCACACAACGTTTCCGGTCGGTGATATGCTGATGCGCGATCAGCAGAAGATCGGGCTGTTTGTGCCGGTGAATTTAAATCTTTCCCTGCCGGACTACGTGGCGAAAGCCACACCAGAGTTGTGGGATCCTCAACGGCAGCCCTGGGAAGTCACCAATGACGAGATTGTTTCAATTCTTAGAAAATATCGTACGTTCGAAGCCAAAGACAAAGCAGTGACCCTAGGAGTCAGTTGCGAGGCTTGTCATTTGGGGGCTAAAGAACATGCGGAAAACAAAGCCATCAAACCCAAATTTTTCCCCGCAAGCCCCGACCTCGCAATCCATACCGCTGATGGTCAGATGGATTTTGGCCGTACCCATGACAATGTGAATTGGGCTTGTGGTCGCTGCCATGTCGGCCCTCGTCCATCATTTGCCTCAGGCAGTTCGACCTGGAACTCGACCGAGTATTCCGACGCGATGAAGGGGAGCTGCTACACAAAGCTGACTTGTATCGAATGCCATGACCCGCACGAGGCGACTGGACCGAAATGGTCACAGACACCTGCCCAGGATGATGCGTCCTGCCTGAAGTGCCACGAACAGTTCTTGCCCACGGACGCTCGGCAGGCACATACGCACCACCCGATCGACAGCGAAGGAAGCCGCTGCATGAACTGCCACATGCCACGGATCAACGAAGGGCTGCAAGACGTCGTTCGCACACACACGATTTTCTCACCCACCAACCCTGACATGATCGAGGCCAACGAACCCAATGCCTGCAACATGTGTCATGTCGATCGCCCGATCGACTGGACGCTTGAGCATTTAAAAGAATGGTATGACACATCGTTTAACGAATTCGCTTTGAAGAGAAACTATCCAGAGCGTGAAGCTCCCGCGGCGATCGGCTGGCTGAAGAGCGACAAAGAGCACGTTCGACAGGTCGCCACTGATGCCTTAACACGCGAGGACTCAACCTGGGCTCTGGCCGATTTGCTAGGCGCACTCGATGATCCATTCCGTACAAATCGTCAATTTGCGCGTATCGGCCTGGAAAGAATGTTGGGCATCCAACTTTCTGATTATGGCTATCAGTACTATATGACCGAAGAACAACGTCAAGAACCATTAAAACGAATTCGCGAAGCTTTGATCCCGGAGGATCTCCCCTCAAAGCCCGATGGATCGTGA
- a CDS encoding DUF1501 domain-containing protein, producing the protein MDRREFLWRYGGGLGGIALASLLDRDGLLAETSTGRREPIVHHPPRAKRVVQFYMSGAASQCDLFDYKPALLKKNGEPFDPGEKVELFQSSPGKVMQSPWKWRAHGECGKMISDIVPHIGSCADDIAFVHSMVAKSNIHGPATLMQATGFVLPGFPSAGSWVQYALGSLNDNLPAFVVLPDSRGFAPSGPQNWSAGFLPASYQGTMIRPSAKNPISDLFPPEAGYVTAAGDAAGQDVLAKLNQRHADQRPGDSRLSARIRSYELAAKLQVSAPQVLDITEETAATQKLYGVDQTETAEVGRNCLVARRMLERGVRFVQIWSGADNGHPRRNWDSHEDVERDHGILGTSIDKPIAGLIKDLKQRGMLDDTIILWTTEFGRMPCSQGNVGRDHNPFGFTNWLAGGGIKGGVTYGATDEWSYKAVENPAYCYDIHATLLHLLGIDHERLTFRHNGIDRRLTDVHGKVINQIIS; encoded by the coding sequence ATTGATCGACGCGAATTTCTGTGGCGGTATGGCGGTGGTTTGGGAGGCATTGCGCTGGCGTCGTTGCTGGATCGCGACGGGCTGTTAGCGGAGACCTCCACCGGACGACGCGAGCCGATCGTGCATCATCCGCCGCGTGCGAAGCGGGTCGTGCAGTTTTATATGTCGGGCGCTGCCAGCCAATGCGATCTGTTCGACTACAAACCCGCTCTGCTCAAGAAAAATGGCGAGCCGTTTGATCCCGGCGAAAAGGTCGAGCTGTTCCAATCCAGCCCCGGCAAGGTCATGCAGTCCCCCTGGAAGTGGCGGGCGCATGGTGAGTGCGGCAAGATGATCAGCGACATTGTCCCGCACATCGGTTCCTGCGCCGACGACATTGCCTTCGTGCATTCAATGGTCGCCAAATCCAATATTCACGGCCCAGCCACGCTGATGCAGGCAACTGGTTTTGTACTCCCCGGATTTCCCAGCGCGGGATCGTGGGTGCAATACGCGCTGGGGAGTCTAAACGACAATCTCCCTGCGTTCGTTGTGTTGCCCGACAGTCGCGGCTTTGCGCCCTCGGGTCCGCAAAACTGGTCCGCTGGATTTTTGCCGGCATCGTATCAAGGCACGATGATTCGCCCCTCGGCCAAAAACCCAATCTCAGATTTGTTTCCCCCCGAAGCCGGTTACGTGACCGCCGCTGGCGATGCCGCCGGGCAGGACGTACTTGCCAAACTCAATCAACGGCATGCGGACCAACGACCGGGCGATTCGCGTTTATCGGCCCGCATTCGTTCCTACGAGTTAGCAGCCAAGTTGCAAGTCAGCGCTCCGCAAGTATTGGACATCACCGAAGAGACCGCAGCAACGCAAAAACTTTATGGCGTAGACCAAACCGAGACAGCTGAAGTCGGCCGGAATTGTCTCGTCGCCCGGCGGATGCTGGAACGAGGCGTGCGGTTCGTACAAATTTGGAGCGGAGCAGACAACGGGCATCCGCGACGGAACTGGGATTCCCACGAAGACGTCGAGCGGGATCACGGCATCCTGGGCACCAGCATCGACAAACCGATCGCCGGGCTGATCAAGGACCTCAAACAGCGCGGTATGCTGGATGATACGATCATCCTTTGGACCACAGAATTCGGTCGCATGCCCTGCAGCCAAGGCAATGTGGGCCGTGACCACAACCCCTTCGGCTTTACCAATTGGCTAGCGGGCGGTGGGATCAAAGGGGGCGTGACCTACGGAGCAACCGACGAATGGTCCTACAAAGCGGTCGAGAACCCGGCCTACTGTTACGACATCCATGCCACATTGCTGCACCTGCTCGGCATCGACCACGAGCGCCTCACCTTCCGCCATAACGGCATCGACCGCCGACTCACCGACGTCCACGGAAAAGTCATCAACCAAATCATCTCCTAA
- the ruvA gene encoding Holliday junction branch migration protein RuvA — protein sequence MRTKITGPLVRLSAGEATIAVGAFEYEVFIPEFVRRQLQSKIGEEVSLKTIEYIEGNPQKGRLTPRLIGFANDVEREFFDAICSVDGVGVKKALRAIVRPVREVATAIEEQDVKQLSALPGIGPAVAERIVAKLRRKMAKFALMIERDFPDDKSTDGDILTEAYEALLSLGHSTADARLKIETVAESGKKFKSIEDLLAEVYRQQK from the coding sequence TTGAGAACCAAAATTACCGGTCCGTTGGTGCGGCTATCTGCGGGGGAAGCGACGATTGCCGTCGGCGCCTTTGAATATGAAGTCTTCATTCCCGAATTCGTACGACGGCAGTTGCAGTCGAAAATTGGTGAAGAAGTCAGCTTAAAGACCATCGAATACATCGAAGGCAATCCGCAAAAAGGCCGCCTCACGCCGCGGCTGATCGGGTTTGCCAATGACGTCGAGCGAGAGTTCTTCGACGCAATTTGTTCGGTCGATGGTGTGGGCGTCAAAAAGGCGCTGCGGGCGATCGTCCGACCGGTTCGCGAGGTGGCGACCGCTATTGAGGAACAGGACGTCAAACAACTCAGCGCGCTGCCCGGCATCGGCCCGGCGGTGGCCGAACGCATCGTCGCCAAACTGCGCCGTAAAATGGCGAAATTCGCACTGATGATCGAACGCGACTTCCCCGACGACAAGAGCACCGACGGCGACATTCTCACCGAGGCCTACGAAGCCCTGCTCAGCCTAGGACACTCCACCGCCGACGCTCGACTGAAAATCGAAACGGTTGCGGAGAGCGGCAAGAAGTTCAAATCGATCGAGGACTTGCTGGCGGAGGTTTATCGGCAGCAGAAGTAA
- a CDS encoding cupin domain-containing protein, translating to MPTLINQPTVVAAAGNLPKEIQEFAGRVNTGQSDVSVARMVSPAGWVEPGQRPQFQEISVVIRGTLHVEHETGEFDVQVGQAVVAQPGEWVRYSTPGEGGAEYIAVCLPAFSPDTVHRDSACDSPPPS from the coding sequence ATGCCGACGTTGATCAACCAACCAACCGTTGTTGCAGCTGCAGGGAATTTGCCCAAGGAAATTCAGGAATTCGCCGGGCGGGTGAACACGGGGCAGTCGGATGTGAGCGTCGCCCGGATGGTTTCGCCGGCCGGTTGGGTGGAACCGGGGCAGCGGCCGCAATTTCAAGAAATCTCCGTCGTGATCCGCGGTACGTTGCACGTCGAACACGAAACCGGCGAGTTTGATGTCCAAGTCGGCCAAGCCGTGGTCGCACAGCCGGGGGAATGGGTACGGTATAGCACGCCGGGCGAGGGCGGGGCGGAATATATCGCCGTTTGCCTACCGGCGTTTTCTCCCGACACCGTCCACCGGGACTCGGCTTGCGATTCACCGCCACCGTCTTAG
- the ppk2 gene encoding polyphosphate kinase 2: MATKPSQSESQQENGAPRADAKAPLVQSADGPYPYDKKLKSKQYDKLLLALQIELMKVQKWVLDANQKIAIVFEGRDAAGKGGTIKRFLQHLNPRLARVVALPKPTEAQLGQWYFQRYVAHLPTRGEITFFDRSWYNRAGVEPVMGYCTPEDYQRFIHQVPEFEAAQIASGLHLFKFWFDVSRKEQRRRIESRQDDPLKHWKLSPMDFEAMQRWDDYTKARDGMFLFTDTNHAPWTIIRSDDKRRARIGAMQEFLHRLPYPDKNESIAVAPDPLIVGPVSTMLPLEGRFMFAEQK, translated from the coding sequence ATGGCAACGAAACCATCACAATCCGAATCCCAACAGGAAAACGGCGCACCCCGTGCCGACGCAAAAGCTCCGCTGGTCCAGTCGGCCGATGGTCCCTATCCCTACGACAAAAAACTGAAAAGCAAACAGTACGACAAGCTGTTGCTGGCACTGCAGATTGAATTGATGAAGGTCCAAAAATGGGTGCTGGATGCAAATCAAAAGATCGCCATCGTCTTTGAAGGCCGCGATGCCGCTGGCAAAGGGGGGACCATCAAGCGGTTTCTGCAGCACCTCAATCCCCGCTTGGCTCGCGTTGTCGCTCTGCCAAAACCAACCGAAGCCCAACTGGGGCAATGGTACTTTCAACGTTATGTGGCGCACCTCCCCACCCGCGGAGAGATCACGTTTTTCGATCGCTCCTGGTACAACCGCGCGGGGGTCGAACCGGTGATGGGGTATTGCACTCCCGAAGACTACCAACGCTTCATCCACCAGGTGCCGGAATTCGAAGCAGCACAAATTGCCAGCGGATTGCATCTCTTCAAATTCTGGTTTGACGTCAGCCGCAAAGAACAACGTCGTCGCATCGAGTCCCGCCAAGACGACCCGCTCAAGCATTGGAAACTCAGTCCGATGGATTTTGAAGCGATGCAGCGCTGGGACGATTACACCAAAGCCCGCGACGGAATGTTTTTATTCACCGACACTAACCACGCCCCCTGGACGATCATCCGCTCCGACGACAAACGCCGCGCCCGTATCGGCGCCATGCAAGAGTTTTTGCACCGGCTCCCCTATCCCGACAAAAACGAATCCATCGCCGTAGCACCCGACCCACTCATCGTCGGCCCCGTCTCAACCATGCTACCACTGGAAGGCCGTTTCATGTTCGCCGAACAGAAGTGA
- a CDS encoding KpsF/GutQ family sugar-phosphate isomerase, whose protein sequence is MSALQPASVIPTVEVVRLRAGKQIIREEATALSCVAENLSVQFSHAVETILACTGRVVVTGMGKAGWIGQKIAATLSSTGTPAQFLHPAEAVHGDLGCLHGDDVVLALSNSGETDEICQLIHHLKSMQTSLIAITGRETSTLAAAADITLSLGPLGEAGQLKLAPTNSTTAMLAVGDALALVISEERGFTPQDFARFHPGGSLGNRLKTVAETMRHGSDLRISNETLSIRDVLVGLSRPERRTGAVMLVDADGGLTGIFTDSDLARLLEQRADEQLDQPISKVMTQRPVTIAADAMLTDALAILSQRRISELPVVDPEGQPVGLIDITDVIGLLPDVAARPA, encoded by the coding sequence ATGAGCGCGTTACAACCCGCATCAGTCATCCCCACCGTCGAGGTGGTGCGGCTTCGCGCGGGAAAACAGATTATTCGCGAGGAAGCTACTGCGCTGAGTTGTGTGGCCGAGAATTTGTCGGTTCAGTTTTCGCACGCGGTCGAGACGATATTGGCATGCACCGGTCGCGTGGTGGTGACCGGCATGGGCAAAGCGGGATGGATCGGGCAAAAGATTGCCGCCACGTTGTCGTCGACCGGCACCCCCGCACAGTTTTTACATCCCGCCGAAGCAGTACACGGCGACTTGGGGTGCTTGCACGGTGACGATGTCGTCTTAGCTTTGTCCAATAGCGGCGAAACGGATGAAATCTGTCAGTTGATTCACCATCTGAAATCAATGCAAACCAGCTTGATTGCAATCACCGGGCGAGAAACCAGTACCTTGGCAGCGGCGGCCGATATTACTTTGTCGTTAGGTCCGCTGGGCGAAGCAGGACAACTCAAACTCGCGCCGACGAATAGCACAACAGCCATGTTGGCCGTGGGCGATGCGCTGGCGCTTGTGATCAGTGAAGAACGAGGATTCACCCCCCAAGACTTCGCCCGGTTTCATCCAGGGGGAAGTTTGGGCAATCGGCTCAAAACGGTCGCGGAAACCATGCGACACGGTTCAGATTTGCGGATTTCCAACGAGACGCTTTCGATTCGCGACGTGTTGGTCGGTCTCAGCCGTCCAGAACGCCGCACCGGTGCGGTGATGTTGGTCGATGCCGACGGCGGCTTGACGGGGATTTTTACGGATAGTGATTTAGCGCGACTGTTGGAACAACGCGCCGACGAACAACTTGATCAACCAATCAGCAAGGTCATGACACAGCGACCGGTTACGATTGCCGCCGATGCCATGCTGACTGATGCGCTTGCGATACTCTCGCAGCGACGCATTAGCGAATTGCCGGTCGTCGATCCCGAGGGCCAGCCGGTGGGACTCATCGACATTACGGACGTCATCGGTTTGCTGCCGGATGTCGCCGCCCGCCCGGCTTGA
- a CDS encoding alpha/beta hydrolase-fold protein: MSESVGTWKQVEVAGKAVDVYEPSQPSEHNYVVLHLHGHGGRTLRDNAVYTAEFEKYGLRAVCPHGKRSWWGKRICSEFDAQISPVDYIRQHLLPYINEQFGAEPPAIAVSGVSMGGQGALRLAYWYPREFPVVAALAPAVDFQNWLGQGIPLDEMYESPLDARQDTVTLQIHPLNWPPQQFIACDPRDADCFEGTDRLISKLSSSGIIYEKDLTTSAGGHSWEYFNHMAPATVEFLFQRLERERLKFRD, encoded by the coding sequence ATGAGCGAATCCGTCGGAACCTGGAAACAAGTCGAAGTCGCCGGCAAAGCGGTTGATGTCTACGAGCCGTCGCAACCGTCGGAACACAATTATGTCGTGTTGCATTTGCATGGTCACGGTGGGCGGACGTTGCGGGACAATGCGGTCTATACAGCGGAATTTGAAAAATACGGACTCCGCGCCGTCTGCCCGCATGGGAAACGCTCGTGGTGGGGCAAACGCATCTGCTCTGAGTTCGATGCGCAGATCTCGCCGGTCGACTATATTCGTCAGCACCTGCTGCCCTACATCAACGAACAGTTCGGGGCGGAGCCACCGGCAATCGCTGTGAGTGGAGTGAGCATGGGCGGGCAGGGGGCGTTGCGACTGGCGTACTGGTACCCGCGGGAGTTTCCCGTGGTCGCCGCACTAGCACCGGCCGTCGATTTTCAAAATTGGCTCGGACAGGGGATTCCGCTCGACGAGATGTACGAGTCGCCGCTCGATGCTCGCCAAGATACGGTGACGCTGCAGATCCATCCGCTGAATTGGCCGCCGCAACAATTCATTGCTTGCGACCCGCGCGACGCGGACTGTTTCGAGGGGACCGACCGCTTGATCAGCAAGCTCTCCTCGTCGGGTATCATTTACGAAAAGGACCTGACGACGTCCGCCGGGGGGCACAGTTGGGAGTACTTCAACCACATGGCGCCGGCAACGGTGGAGTTTTTATTCCAGCGGCTGGAGCGGGAACGATTGAAGTTTCGCGACTAA
- a CDS encoding M3 family oligoendopeptidase: MMTDHYPLNWNLDVLYPEPSTAEFAAVFDAFRADIQKVAEASDQLPPVSGAAEGVTVWVEFFQDFEDISSRAHELHSFIGCHCAADAENKCYQQFEASLSALMPYQQRMATNLEFALKDATDAEFEAFLAAAPQLADSAFFFGEARRHAALRLPKPQETLFADLSVDGLHAWGRMYDRISGELRVEVMHKGNVVRKSPGQIRLDAPLREVRENNFFAATKAWDSIAGSCADALNHIAGTRLTLYDHLGLEDHLVVPLHENRMQRETLDAMWSAIDARKEVLVTYLQKKAGALGLEKPAWYDLTTAYPTNVTAKDVTYDAAVQKIVETFARFSPDLGEFAELACAGGWIEAEDRGGKRQGGFCTGFERHKQSRIFMTFTNSEDALSTLAHELGHAYHSWVLKDQPVMLQDYPMNLAETASTFAEAIVAEQRLAGTDSRDEKIAILDSMLGDAVAFLMNIHARFQFENEMHLQRKQGELSPEQLNNLMLAAQRQAYCDALADDGWNPNFWASKLHFYISELPFYNFPYTFGYLLSLGVYKLSQDSGGDFPKQYREFLIATGCMSAEDAVRSTFGYDLTQPDFWNKSLDVVEQRAEQFLDLIAGT, translated from the coding sequence ATGATGACCGATCACTATCCGCTGAACTGGAATCTGGACGTATTATACCCAGAACCTTCCACCGCTGAGTTTGCAGCTGTCTTCGATGCGTTTCGCGCCGACATACAAAAAGTCGCTGAGGCTTCAGACCAACTTCCCCCGGTGAGCGGGGCAGCCGAGGGGGTCACGGTTTGGGTGGAGTTCTTTCAGGATTTCGAGGACATTTCCAGTCGTGCCCATGAGTTGCATTCCTTCATCGGCTGTCACTGCGCGGCTGATGCGGAGAACAAATGCTATCAGCAGTTCGAAGCGTCGCTGTCAGCATTAATGCCGTATCAACAACGTATGGCGACGAATCTCGAGTTTGCGCTGAAGGATGCCACGGATGCTGAATTCGAGGCCTTCTTAGCAGCGGCCCCTCAGTTGGCCGACAGTGCGTTCTTTTTTGGCGAAGCGCGCCGGCATGCGGCTTTGCGGCTGCCCAAACCCCAGGAAACGCTCTTTGCCGATTTGTCGGTCGACGGTCTGCATGCCTGGGGGCGGATGTATGACCGAATTTCGGGCGAATTGCGGGTGGAGGTCATGCACAAAGGGAACGTCGTTCGGAAATCGCCGGGGCAGATTCGCCTCGACGCGCCGCTCCGCGAAGTGCGCGAAAACAATTTCTTCGCGGCAACCAAAGCCTGGGACTCCATCGCCGGCAGCTGTGCCGACGCCTTGAATCATATTGCCGGAACCCGATTGACGCTCTACGACCATCTCGGCTTGGAAGACCACTTGGTTGTACCGCTGCACGAAAATCGCATGCAGCGGGAAACGCTGGATGCTATGTGGTCAGCCATCGATGCCCGCAAAGAGGTTTTGGTGACCTATCTGCAAAAAAAAGCGGGCGCGTTGGGTTTGGAGAAACCAGCTTGGTACGACCTGACCACGGCGTATCCCACCAACGTAACGGCTAAGGACGTGACGTATGATGCGGCGGTTCAGAAAATCGTGGAGACGTTCGCACGCTTCAGTCCCGATTTGGGGGAATTCGCCGAACTGGCCTGTGCCGGGGGATGGATTGAAGCAGAAGATCGTGGCGGAAAACGGCAAGGAGGTTTTTGCACCGGATTCGAGCGACACAAACAGTCGCGGATCTTTATGACGTTCACCAACTCCGAGGACGCGCTCTCCACGTTGGCTCACGAACTCGGACATGCTTATCACAGTTGGGTCTTGAAGGATCAGCCGGTGATGCTGCAGGACTATCCTATGAATCTGGCTGAAACCGCATCGACGTTCGCCGAAGCGATTGTCGCGGAACAGCGTTTAGCGGGGACCGACAGTCGCGATGAAAAAATTGCGATCCTCGATTCCATGCTGGGGGATGCCGTGGCGTTTCTGATGAATATCCATGCGCGGTTTCAGTTTGAAAACGAGATGCACCTCCAACGCAAGCAGGGAGAACTTTCGCCGGAGCAACTCAACAACTTGATGCTAGCCGCCCAACGTCAGGCGTATTGCGATGCCTTGGCCGATGATGGTTGGAACCCGAATTTCTGGGCCTCCAAACTTCATTTCTACATCAGCGAATTGCCGTTTTATAATTTCCCCTATACGTTCGGATATTTGTTGTCGTTGGGCGTCTACAAGCTGTCTCAGGATTCGGGCGGGGACTTTCCCAAACAATACCGAGAATTCCTCATCGCCACCGGTTGTATGTCGGCGGAAGACGCAGTCCGGTCGACGTTTGGCTACGATTTGACACAACCTGATTTCTGGAACAAGAGTCTGGATGTCGTTGAACAACGCGCTGAGCAATTCCTGGACCTGATCGCCGGCACTTAA